The Bdellovibrio sp. ZAP7 DNA segment TGCCGTTTCAATAACGAAGGGGATGAATTTTTCTTTGTTCGCTTCGTCGAAGTACTCAAGATTTTTACCCGAGAACTTCATGTGTTGAGTCAAATCGAAATCAGAACGGTTATGGATACCCTCAAGTTCGGAGAAACCCATTGGGAATTTGTATTCCACGTCAACAGCCGCGCGAGCATAGTGCGCAAGCTTCTCGTGAACGTGAACTTTCAAGTTTTCTTTTTTGATTCCGTATTTGGAATAGAACGCCAAACGACGCTCTTTCCATTCTTCAAAGAATTTTTCGTCAGTTCCTGGTTTTACGAAATATTGCATTTCCATTTGTTCGAATTCACGGGTACGGAAAATAAAGTTTCCTGGAGTGATTTCGTTACGGAACGACTTACCGATTGCCGCGATACCAAATGGTACTTTGTAACGAGAAGATTGTTGGCAGTTCAAGAAATTCACAAAGTGACCTTGAGCTGTTTCAGGACGCAAGTAAACGACACTCGCAGAATCCTCCAAAGGACCCATGTGAGTTTTAAACATCAAATTGAAATTGCGCTCTTCAGACAAGTTTTTGCTGCCACAGTTCGGGCACTTTCCGTCTTTAAGGTAAGACTCGGTGTTGTCAGCGCGGAAACGTGTTTTACAATCTTTACAGTCCACCAATGGATCCGAGAAACCATCCACGTGACCAGAAGCTTTCCAAACTTGGGGATGCATCAAAATAGCCGCGTCAAGACCCACAATGTCGGGTCTGCGAGTCATGGCATTCCACCATGCGCGTTTCACGTTTAGTTTCATCAAAGAGCCCAGAGGACCATAGTCCCAGCAGCTACCAAGACCACCGTAGATCTCGGATGATTGGAAGACAAATCCACGACGTTTGCTAAGGCTGACCAAGGTTGCTAAATCGGTAAGTGGTCTGATTTCAGGAGTGCTCATGAAGGCTCTACTTTCCCCTCCGATGGCTTCGGAGTTGCTAGTTTGTTTTGGACTCAAGGCAGGACTGCCTTGTGCTAGGTCACGAAGTTACACTTGGGTCCAGATACAGTCAACAAATCAGGGTCTTTCTTGATCTGGGACCTGGTCCTGGGTGATCCTAGTTTTATGCAGCGCAATTTCATGATTTTCAGTCTTCTTTCAGTTCTGTTTTTCGTGGGTTCAATCACCTCGGCAGAGTCCGTACCTAAATTCGTTAAAAAAGAAGAAAATATTCGTGAAGAGATGGTCACGATCTCCCGTGAACTTGGCGTCACCTGCACTGAATGTCATAACGTTCAAAACTTCACTGACAACAGCAAAAAAAGCTTCAAGGTCGGCAAAGAACACATGAAGCTGACTCAAATGCTAAAGGAAAACGGTTTCGACGGTAAAAAAGGCCCGACAGCCACATGCTATATGTGCCATCGCGGAAAACTAATGCCGGAATATAAAGAACCCCAATCCGCTCAAGCACACTAGGACTGTGTGCCCATCCTCGGCACTGCAAAATCCCTTAGCCGCATCAACTTGAGAATGTCCTTGCCAACTCCGATATAGCCCCCTGCACCTGCGCACGCCCCTTGCTTCTACATTCTGCAAACGGGAGTGCGAAGAATGAAAATCTTTTTGTGCTGTCTCATGTTGGGACTGACTTTCCTAAAATATAGCTCTGAGATGACCAGCGACTTCGCATCGACAACTCCACACCTCTGGGATGGCCGCGAAGGGTC contains these protein-coding regions:
- a CDS encoding glycine--tRNA ligase encodes the protein MSTPEIRPLTDLATLVSLSKRRGFVFQSSEIYGGLGSCWDYGPLGSLMKLNVKRAWWNAMTRRPDIVGLDAAILMHPQVWKASGHVDGFSDPLVDCKDCKTRFRADNTESYLKDGKCPNCGSKNLSEERNFNLMFKTHMGPLEDSASVVYLRPETAQGHFVNFLNCQQSSRYKVPFGIAAIGKSFRNEITPGNFIFRTREFEQMEMQYFVKPGTDEKFFEEWKERRLAFYSKYGIKKENLKVHVHEKLAHYARAAVDVEYKFPMGFSELEGIHNRSDFDLTQHMKFSGKNLEYFDEANKEKFIPFVIETAVGCDRLFLAFMCDAYREEVTKDEAGKEDVRVVMGLHPEIAPFKVAILPLSKKEELTSIADKLRDQLAEDFDVTYDEAASIGKRYRRQDEIGTPFCVTIDFDTINDQAVTVRHRDTMVQERIPMSQLNAYVAGKIKNF
- a CDS encoding cytochrome c3 family protein, giving the protein MGPDTVNKSGSFLIWDLVLGDPSFMQRNFMIFSLLSVLFFVGSITSAESVPKFVKKEENIREEMVTISRELGVTCTECHNVQNFTDNSKKSFKVGKEHMKLTQMLKENGFDGKKGPTATCYMCHRGKLMPEYKEPQSAQAH